The following are encoded together in the uncultured Sphaerochaeta sp. genome:
- a CDS encoding NAD(P)H-dependent oxidoreductase subunit E gives MSDINEVTFSPELVAFIKEWKTKQGNLIMVLHKVQQEHGYISREAADKVAGLLDVPLATIWGVVTFYHFFKLTKPGKHNIQVCMGTACYLKGGQAIIDELDKQLHLPVGAVTEDGNFSLEAVRCVGCCGLAPVMTVGGEVFGKVTKDQVAGIIAKFR, from the coding sequence ATGTCGGACATTAACGAAGTCACGTTCTCACCCGAATTGGTAGCATTCATCAAGGAATGGAAAACCAAGCAGGGTAATCTCATTATGGTGCTCCACAAGGTTCAGCAAGAGCATGGCTACATCTCCCGCGAAGCGGCTGATAAGGTAGCAGGATTGCTTGATGTACCTTTGGCAACCATCTGGGGTGTCGTAACATTCTACCACTTCTTCAAGCTGACCAAGCCTGGCAAGCACAATATTCAGGTGTGCATGGGTACGGCCTGCTATCTCAAGGGTGGTCAGGCGATCATTGACGAGTTGGATAAGCAACTGCATTTGCCGGTAGGAGCAGTAACAGAAGATGGAAACTTCTCCTTGGAGGCAGTACGTTGTGTCGGTTGCTGCGGGCTTGCCCCGGTCATGACCGTTGGTGGAGAGGTTTTCGGTAAGGTCACCAAGGACCAAGTTGCCGGAATCATCGCGAAGTTCAGATAA
- a CDS encoding redox-sensing transcriptional repressor Rex produces the protein MNNDQLIRITRYYRSLNRLKTIGLEKVFAHNLADAAGVSAAIVRKDFSQLGIHGQKRGGYEIHELLKGLGEILGKGDSQNCIIVGCGRIGKALMHYNGFEPDGIRIVAGFDSDPLVYSDASHPVPIYPISRIDEVVEALEVTAGIITVPEQAAQDSYERLLAAGVMGILNFSPITLKAQKQEDGRSPVVHNINIALELEQIFYELKFPKNS, from the coding sequence ATGAACAATGACCAGCTGATACGAATCACTCGATACTATCGCTCGCTTAATCGTCTCAAGACTATCGGACTTGAGAAAGTGTTTGCCCACAACCTTGCCGATGCAGCAGGCGTTTCTGCCGCCATTGTTCGTAAGGATTTCTCCCAGCTGGGCATACATGGCCAGAAACGCGGCGGGTATGAAATTCACGAGCTACTCAAAGGTTTGGGTGAGATCCTCGGAAAAGGAGACAGCCAGAACTGCATCATCGTAGGTTGCGGAAGAATCGGGAAGGCCTTAATGCACTACAATGGCTTTGAACCTGATGGCATCAGGATAGTGGCGGGTTTCGATAGCGATCCCTTGGTATACAGTGATGCATCGCATCCCGTACCCATCTACCCGATCAGCAGGATTGATGAAGTTGTCGAGGCACTCGAGGTTACCGCAGGTATTATCACCGTTCCTGAACAGGCTGCACAGGATAGCTATGAGCGGCTGCTTGCAGCTGGGGTTATGGGTATTCTGAACTTCAGCCCTATCACGCTCAAGGCGCAGAAACAGGAAGATGGACGTTCCCCGGTGGTGCATAACATCAACATTGCCCTGGAGCTGGAGCAGATCTTCTATGAGTTAAAGTTCCCCAAGAACAGTTGA
- a CDS encoding sensor histidine kinase has product MHICIDDYLLDIVQNSFEAGSSLVELTFAETGTTLFCEIRDNGKGMNAEIQRRVLDPFYSDGEKHKKRKVGLGLPFLSQACDACDGTFALQSEEGIGTTVSFSFRLDHIDAPPMGDVASVFLVLLNHPLCRELVIERSLETGKGGDRYTLRKSELEAVLGPVETSGTLALLRQYLSSQEEELEQYREENLLDMHRRNTSPSRQQEM; this is encoded by the coding sequence ATGCATATCTGCATCGATGACTATCTGTTGGATATCGTACAGAACTCGTTTGAAGCAGGCAGTTCCCTGGTGGAACTCACCTTCGCTGAGACGGGGACCACACTTTTCTGTGAGATACGAGACAACGGAAAGGGAATGAATGCAGAGATCCAGAGGCGTGTGCTGGACCCGTTCTATTCAGATGGGGAGAAGCACAAGAAGCGAAAGGTCGGGCTGGGCTTACCGTTTCTCTCTCAGGCATGTGATGCCTGCGATGGGACCTTTGCCCTACAATCGGAAGAGGGGATTGGAACCACGGTTTCCTTCTCATTCCGCCTGGACCACATAGATGCCCCTCCTATGGGGGATGTGGCTTCCGTTTTCCTGGTACTACTCAACCATCCTCTCTGTCGGGAGCTGGTGATTGAGCGGAGTTTGGAAACAGGGAAGGGTGGAGACCGGTATACGCTTCGAAAAAGCGAGCTTGAAGCGGTCCTTGGACCAGTTGAGACCAGTGGAACATTGGCACTGCTCAGGCAGTACCTTTCCTCTCAGGAGGAAGAGCTGGAACAGTACCGCGAAGAGAATTTGCTGGATATGCACAGAAGAAATACGTCACCTTCCAGACAACAGGAGATGTGA
- the pepT gene encoding peptidase T translates to MPNTFADAILNRFLRYAVIDTMSDDKKVGERHPSTDGQWDLLRLLEQELRDLGIEDIQVDEQGVVIGRLPSNIDHDVPAVAFMAHVDTADDVPGNGVKPRVIVSYDGNDIPLNEEHTLKVEDNPELLRYKGETVIVTDGNTLLGSDDKAGVAEIMSAAEYLLSHPEIKHGVVEFIFTSDEETGAGMDTFPYDKISCDYCYTIDGGKRYEIESECFNAATVRVHFSGVSYHFGAARGRLVNALTMASFFVNALPQAESPEATDERYGYYCAQSMSGTNTEVDLTLYLRDFNLEILDRRIDAIKQLAAATEALYPNGTVTVDAKHIYYNMALVAKNKPFAMENLLKAGEELGFNLEQALIRGGTDGARMANERNIPCPNIFTGGHNLHSQFEWAALPAMEDAAHLILKIIEVGAAT, encoded by the coding sequence ATGCCCAATACATTTGCAGACGCTATACTGAACAGATTTTTGCGATATGCAGTCATAGATACCATGAGTGATGACAAGAAAGTAGGAGAAAGACACCCCTCCACGGATGGACAATGGGACCTTCTCAGGTTGCTGGAACAGGAGTTGCGCGACCTAGGGATCGAGGACATCCAGGTTGACGAACAGGGAGTGGTAATAGGAAGGCTTCCCTCCAACATCGACCATGATGTCCCTGCAGTGGCTTTCATGGCCCATGTCGATACAGCCGATGATGTGCCGGGCAACGGCGTAAAACCCAGAGTCATCGTCTCATATGATGGAAATGACATACCCTTGAACGAGGAACATACCCTCAAGGTTGAAGACAATCCAGAACTGTTGCGTTACAAGGGTGAGACGGTCATTGTCACCGATGGTAATACACTTTTAGGTAGTGATGACAAGGCCGGCGTGGCTGAGATCATGAGTGCTGCAGAGTATCTGCTCTCCCATCCTGAGATCAAGCATGGGGTGGTAGAATTCATCTTCACCAGTGATGAAGAGACCGGAGCAGGGATGGATACGTTCCCGTACGACAAGATTAGCTGCGACTATTGCTACACCATCGATGGCGGGAAACGGTATGAGATCGAAAGTGAGTGTTTCAATGCCGCAACGGTTCGTGTCCACTTCAGCGGGGTGAGCTACCATTTTGGGGCTGCCAGAGGACGGCTCGTCAATGCACTGACCATGGCTTCCTTTTTTGTAAACGCACTACCTCAGGCAGAGAGCCCGGAGGCTACCGATGAGCGCTATGGATACTATTGCGCACAGAGCATGAGTGGTACGAACACCGAGGTTGACCTCACCCTGTACCTCAGGGATTTTAATCTGGAGATACTCGACCGGAGAATTGATGCGATCAAGCAGCTTGCTGCAGCTACAGAGGCTCTCTATCCAAATGGAACAGTCACGGTTGATGCAAAACACATCTACTACAACATGGCCTTGGTCGCAAAGAACAAGCCCTTTGCCATGGAGAATCTCCTGAAGGCGGGAGAGGAGTTGGGGTTCAATCTTGAGCAAGCTTTGATCAGGGGAGGAACCGATGGTGCCCGCATGGCAAATGAAAGGAATATTCCCTGTCCGAACATCTTTACCGGAGGACATAATCTTCACTCACAGTTTGAGTGGGCCGCTCTTCCTGCAATGGAGGATGCTGCTCACCTGATCCTAAAAATCATAGAGGTCGGAGCTGCAACATGA
- a CDS encoding endonuclease/exonuclease/phosphatase family protein — translation MMMILLFAISLFLFSGCDATISPDEKTFSVLSYNVQNLFDAKLEGNEYEEYQDPDSWDQGSYRLRLKTLANVLLDRSLALPDVIVLQEVEGHTVVHDLLYHHLSRKGYRWYAVSKGEGSPIAVAIISRHPVSDSVVHAAPGCRPFLEASIETGRGDVVVFALHAKSRIGGDEETEERRIALSGALSMAVKGHEGTLTLLCGDFNENPDAVWDAGGRQTALVDISYPLSNQFIQDGSLAVTGARDKVGPSQWYSPYLDSQYEFLSPPGSYCWTGQWHRYDQILGNGYLFDGLGWEYDAFSICALPSLLKSDGTPHGWDFKIKNGVSDHLPVLLTLTRR, via the coding sequence ATGATGATGATCTTATTGTTTGCAATCTCCCTGTTCCTGTTTTCTGGATGCGATGCAACCATCTCCCCAGATGAGAAGACCTTCTCTGTGCTTTCCTACAATGTGCAGAACCTCTTTGATGCAAAACTTGAGGGAAACGAATACGAAGAGTACCAAGACCCGGATAGCTGGGATCAAGGGTCCTATCGTCTTCGGCTCAAGACGCTTGCAAATGTACTGCTGGATCGTTCCCTTGCACTACCTGATGTCATTGTATTGCAGGAAGTGGAAGGGCACACTGTTGTACATGATCTCTTGTACCACCATCTTTCCCGCAAGGGATATCGTTGGTATGCCGTGAGCAAAGGAGAGGGTAGCCCTATCGCTGTGGCAATTATCAGTAGGCATCCTGTTTCGGATTCTGTGGTGCACGCAGCTCCAGGCTGCAGGCCTTTTTTGGAAGCGAGTATCGAGACCGGCAGGGGTGATGTAGTGGTCTTCGCCTTACATGCCAAGAGCAGGATTGGAGGCGATGAGGAGACCGAGGAGCGACGGATTGCTCTCTCTGGAGCTCTTTCAATGGCTGTGAAGGGCCATGAAGGGACGCTGACCTTGCTTTGCGGGGACTTCAATGAGAATCCTGATGCTGTATGGGATGCTGGAGGAAGGCAGACTGCCTTGGTGGATATTTCGTATCCACTGAGTAACCAATTCATACAGGATGGCTCCCTTGCTGTTACCGGTGCAAGGGACAAGGTGGGCCCCTCACAATGGTATAGTCCATATCTGGATTCTCAGTACGAGTTCCTCTCTCCTCCAGGTAGTTATTGCTGGACGGGGCAGTGGCATCGCTATGACCAGATTCTTGGCAATGGTTATCTCTTTGATGGATTGGGTTGGGAGTATGACGCGTTCTCCATCTGTGCTCTTCCTTCCCTGCTGAAGAGTGATGGCACCCCGCATGGGTGGGATTTCAAGATAAAAAATGGGGTCAGCGACCACCTTCCGGTTTTGCTGACCCTCACTCGTCGTTAG
- a CDS encoding NADH-quinone oxidoreductase subunit NuoF gives MAFRNYILVCGGTACESSRADQIYQNLLEECKAQGVADEVQIVKTGCFGFCEQGPIVKILPEDSFYVKVEPEDAKELISEHIIKGREVSRLLYDKEASRKNAKVEDIKFYQKQFRIVLRNCGFIDPENIDEYIAREGYQGLEKALFEMTSEDIIEELKTAGLRGRGGAGFPTWMKWNFSRQAENDTKYVVCNADEGDPGAYMDRSTLEGDPHSVLEAMTICGKAIGATRGFIYIRAEYPLAIHRLEIAMQQAREYGLLGQNILGSGFDFDIEIRLGAGAFVCGEETALLQSIEGKRGMPQPRPPFPAVKGLWGKPTVINNVETWANIPVIITKGGNWFSKIGTPDSRGTKVFALTGKIRNSGLVEVPMGTTLREIVYDIGGGIANDKKFKAVQTGGPSGGVITDADLDTPIDFGSLVRIGSMMGSGGMIVMDEDDCIVDVAKFYLNFTVDESCGKCAPCRIGGRSLTNILEKITSGNGTLQDLDTLETIGEAMRKGSLCALGQTAPNPVLSSIKHFKDEYMAHIVDKSCPSGTCKKLVRYSINPEKCIGCTACARKCPVAAISGERKQVHIIDQSICIKCGVCMETCKFGAVEIH, from the coding sequence ATGGCGTTCAGAAACTACATTTTGGTCTGTGGAGGAACAGCGTGTGAATCGAGCCGCGCGGACCAGATTTACCAGAACCTCTTAGAGGAGTGCAAGGCTCAGGGAGTTGCTGACGAGGTACAGATTGTAAAGACTGGATGTTTCGGTTTTTGTGAGCAGGGACCGATTGTAAAGATCCTGCCAGAAGACTCCTTCTACGTGAAAGTAGAACCCGAAGATGCAAAAGAGCTTATCAGTGAACACATCATCAAGGGCCGTGAAGTCTCCCGGCTGTTGTATGACAAAGAAGCAAGCCGAAAGAATGCAAAGGTAGAGGATATCAAATTCTACCAGAAGCAGTTCAGGATTGTACTTCGTAACTGTGGATTCATTGATCCAGAAAATATTGACGAATATATCGCCCGTGAAGGGTATCAGGGCTTGGAGAAGGCTCTCTTTGAGATGACCAGTGAGGACATCATCGAGGAACTGAAGACCGCTGGGCTTCGCGGTCGCGGCGGTGCTGGCTTCCCCACATGGATGAAGTGGAACTTCTCACGTCAGGCAGAGAACGATACCAAATATGTTGTCTGTAATGCTGATGAAGGAGATCCGGGTGCCTATATGGACCGCTCAACGCTCGAAGGTGATCCGCACAGCGTACTTGAAGCAATGACCATCTGTGGTAAGGCAATTGGAGCTACCAGAGGATTCATTTACATCCGTGCAGAGTATCCTTTAGCTATCCATCGTCTTGAGATTGCCATGCAGCAGGCTCGTGAATACGGCCTCCTTGGACAGAATATCCTGGGAAGTGGTTTTGATTTTGATATTGAGATCCGCCTCGGAGCCGGTGCATTTGTCTGTGGTGAAGAGACTGCACTCTTGCAGTCCATCGAAGGCAAGCGCGGTATGCCGCAACCTCGTCCTCCATTCCCTGCTGTAAAGGGTCTGTGGGGTAAGCCGACAGTCATCAACAACGTTGAGACCTGGGCAAATATTCCCGTCATCATCACCAAGGGTGGTAACTGGTTCAGCAAGATCGGTACTCCTGACAGCAGGGGAACCAAGGTATTTGCTCTTACCGGTAAGATTCGTAACTCCGGTCTGGTAGAGGTCCCGATGGGTACTACCCTCCGTGAGATCGTATACGACATCGGTGGCGGAATTGCCAATGACAAGAAGTTCAAGGCTGTTCAGACCGGTGGCCCTTCCGGTGGTGTTATCACCGATGCTGATCTGGATACCCCAATCGATTTTGGTTCCTTGGTCAGGATTGGTTCCATGATGGGAAGTGGTGGTATGATTGTCATGGATGAGGATGACTGTATTGTTGACGTTGCGAAGTTCTACCTGAACTTCACTGTTGATGAATCCTGTGGAAAATGCGCCCCTTGTAGAATTGGTGGCCGGTCACTGACCAATATCCTGGAGAAAATCACTTCTGGAAATGGTACACTTCAGGACCTGGATACACTGGAGACTATCGGGGAAGCAATGAGAAAAGGCTCCTTGTGTGCTTTGGGACAGACTGCTCCCAATCCGGTCCTATCATCGATTAAGCATTTCAAGGACGAGTACATGGCACACATTGTGGACAAGAGCTGTCCCAGTGGTACCTGTAAGAAATTGGTCAGGTACTCGATCAATCCCGAGAAATGTATCGGTTGTACGGCTTGTGCACGAAAGTGTCCTGTCGCAGCAATCTCTGGCGAAAGAAAGCAAGTTCACATTATTGACCAGTCCATCTGTATCAAGTGTGGTGTATGTATGGAAACTTGTAAGTTCGGCGCCGTTGAAATCCACTAG
- a CDS encoding (2Fe-2S) ferredoxin domain-containing protein: MAKMTLEELRKLREKKQNEIQKRDIEGKDARIIVGMGTCGIAAGAKPVLDTFLEVLDEKKIDNVSVTQTGCMGLCYVEPTIEVIVPGMPDVIYGKVDVETARKIVEQHIIGKQLVTDHMFDRPAADIIKKDGGK; this comes from the coding sequence ATGGCTAAAATGACACTTGAAGAGCTGAGAAAGCTCCGTGAAAAGAAGCAGAATGAGATCCAGAAGCGCGATATAGAGGGCAAGGATGCCCGTATTATCGTTGGCATGGGGACCTGTGGTATTGCAGCCGGTGCGAAACCGGTACTTGATACCTTTCTTGAAGTCCTCGACGAGAAGAAAATTGACAATGTCTCGGTCACCCAGACCGGATGCATGGGACTGTGCTATGTGGAGCCGACCATCGAGGTCATCGTTCCCGGTATGCCCGATGTCATCTACGGAAAGGTGGATGTAGAGACGGCACGCAAGATAGTTGAGCAGCATATTATCGGGAAGCAGCTGGTAACCGACCATATGTTCGATCGTCCTGCAGCTGACATCATCAAGAAGGATGGGGGTAAATAA
- a CDS encoding NADH-dependent [FeFe] hydrogenase, group A6 — MSIVHVKINGIPVEVEAGTTILLAARKAGVNIPTLCYHDDLKPFGSCGLCIVKQEGSAKILRACAAPVAENMSIITHDQELFQVRKTILEMILSTHPSSCLTCIRNGECELQTLAAEFGIREQPFEVRLSDRPKDSSSASIVIDPEKCIKCGRCVQVCQDLQGVFALEFIGRGDGTYMAPAAMLQLEDSPCVRCGQCAAHCPVGAIYEKDEIATFQEAVADPEKQVVVQIAPSIRVGLSESFGLPAGTVTTGKIYAALRRLGVAAVHDTNFGADLTIMEEGSELVHRLTKGGALPQFTSCCPAWVDYVEKYYPDLLDMVSSAKSPMQMVGAIEKTYTAEKQDMDPAKMFTVAIMPCTAKKYEAYRDESMRSSGYQDVDLVLTTREFARLIKATGIDFLHLEDEEADNPVGEYSGAGTIFGATGGVMEAAVRTAYHVVTGKELENIEVGAVRGLSEIKKGTVDFDGTPVRVAVVHGLSHVAEVLDEVRAARAEGKQAPYEFIEVMACRGGCIAGGGQPYGANDELRLMRSEGLYSDDKQSKVRCSHENESIKQLYEEFLDKPLSKKSHHLLHTTYQEIPVYKA; from the coding sequence TTGAGTATCGTACATGTTAAGATAAACGGCATTCCCGTAGAGGTTGAAGCGGGGACCACAATATTGCTTGCAGCCCGGAAGGCTGGGGTGAATATCCCAACTCTCTGCTACCATGATGACCTCAAGCCATTTGGCTCATGTGGTCTGTGTATCGTGAAGCAGGAAGGCAGTGCCAAGATCCTTAGAGCTTGTGCAGCCCCTGTTGCAGAGAATATGAGCATCATCACCCACGACCAGGAGCTATTTCAGGTACGGAAGACCATCTTGGAGATGATCCTCAGCACCCATCCATCAAGCTGTCTGACCTGTATCCGTAACGGAGAGTGTGAGCTGCAGACCTTGGCGGCTGAGTTCGGTATTCGTGAGCAGCCCTTTGAGGTTCGCTTGAGTGACCGGCCGAAAGATTCATCCTCTGCTTCCATCGTGATTGACCCTGAGAAGTGCATCAAGTGTGGACGCTGTGTCCAGGTCTGTCAGGATCTGCAGGGTGTCTTTGCTCTTGAGTTCATCGGACGAGGTGATGGTACCTATATGGCACCAGCTGCGATGTTGCAACTTGAAGACAGCCCCTGTGTCCGCTGTGGCCAGTGTGCTGCACACTGCCCCGTTGGAGCCATCTATGAGAAGGATGAGATTGCAACCTTCCAGGAAGCAGTCGCAGATCCTGAGAAGCAGGTGGTTGTCCAGATTGCTCCATCAATCCGCGTAGGACTTTCTGAGTCCTTCGGACTTCCTGCCGGCACGGTCACAACCGGGAAGATTTATGCCGCTCTTCGCAGACTTGGCGTTGCAGCAGTGCATGACACCAACTTTGGTGCCGACCTTACCATCATGGAAGAGGGAAGCGAATTGGTGCACCGCCTGACCAAGGGAGGAGCACTTCCCCAGTTCACCTCCTGTTGTCCTGCTTGGGTTGATTATGTCGAGAAATATTATCCGGATCTTTTGGATATGGTTTCCAGTGCAAAGAGCCCAATGCAGATGGTCGGAGCAATTGAGAAGACCTATACCGCTGAGAAGCAGGATATGGATCCAGCGAAGATGTTCACCGTTGCAATCATGCCGTGTACTGCCAAGAAGTATGAGGCATACCGCGATGAGAGCATGCGCTCCAGTGGTTACCAGGATGTGGATCTTGTGCTCACCACCCGTGAATTCGCCCGCCTGATCAAGGCAACCGGTATTGATTTCCTCCATCTTGAGGATGAGGAAGCAGACAATCCAGTTGGTGAATACTCTGGAGCTGGTACTATCTTCGGTGCAACCGGTGGAGTCATGGAAGCAGCGGTTCGTACCGCCTACCATGTTGTTACCGGAAAAGAGCTTGAGAATATCGAGGTTGGTGCAGTTCGTGGATTGAGTGAGATCAAGAAAGGAACAGTTGACTTCGATGGAACTCCGGTTCGAGTCGCAGTAGTCCATGGTCTGTCCCATGTTGCTGAAGTACTGGATGAGGTAAGAGCTGCCCGAGCCGAGGGAAAGCAGGCTCCATATGAGTTTATCGAGGTAATGGCTTGCCGTGGTGGTTGTATCGCCGGTGGTGGTCAACCCTATGGTGCAAACGATGAACTTCGCTTGATGCGCAGTGAAGGTCTTTACTCCGATGATAAGCAGAGCAAGGTCAGATGTTCCCACGAGAACGAGTCGATCAAGCAGCTGTACGAGGAGTTCCTGGACAAGCCGCTCAGCAAAAAGTCTCATCATCTATTACATACCACCTATCAGGAGATTCCTGTTTACAAGGCCTGA
- a CDS encoding MFS transporter: protein MPKTRFLSEKEKTLGRKHMYRQELYNGVAYSLLGDTIVYLLAIYFGASNIALGYIASASYIAGVVLPFVPQVFKGRNQVKVQSLVWILRGLVSLGYLGLFFLSGDWAVILLLSVYTLFNVFRMIGIALIDSTLKSISSIANRGKVVANVNAAYQSSSLVVRCISALVLGIERFSGLVGLVTMQILGVLVNFMASHEMARIPSRSTVDYKKGRGVFVLLKEAMKQAAFSRRLYLRWLSTAVAVVFALTTPFLRVELGLSNSLVLVYSVVLGVSVMAASFISKQFSDRLGSRPLVLFSTIFSLFFFMAWALITPEANPIWFFVLGFFTNFFIALISMLVYRLITQVMPDEDTVAFNSMVNFFVAIVAFFVGLISGLLGDLGHVSRDLFIFNEIAAGNGYTLVFLFAILLTAVEILVASRLQEYGSYSSQQAAQVIFSMHGLRAVSMIEKLERTRDPAKRRFLMLSLGGNLNNLATSELRMILRSPFSPDKRDAVRALGDRPRKALLDDLIIVAQDDDSYVQLDAIASLGAYRKEEKAKNALVNLMLHGRWSSVRSMASKSLAHITEGTEYLPLVNELSHSAKHIDEIIDYLIAKRFMDKEGSFYQEFFISVEQGRSATFRQTRYAVIATFLKFGSPRLSHLYEQMNMGYPKDFLSPFLSEARDLDQIDQAYKTLLSYFEKKEWEPLRSFCMDILESSDVSFDPCFENLKQGLLKAKEMDIETFDEQDAIAMLYFSYSLGKNAQN, encoded by the coding sequence ATGCCCAAGACAAGATTCCTCAGTGAAAAAGAAAAGACACTGGGAAGAAAGCATATGTATCGCCAGGAGCTGTATAACGGTGTTGCCTACAGCCTCCTCGGCGATACAATTGTTTATTTGCTCGCAATTTATTTTGGCGCCAGTAACATCGCCCTTGGCTATATAGCTTCCGCAAGTTATATTGCTGGAGTTGTGCTTCCCTTTGTCCCCCAGGTCTTCAAGGGACGCAATCAGGTAAAGGTACAATCCCTTGTATGGATTCTACGTGGGCTTGTTTCCCTCGGGTATCTGGGGCTTTTCTTCCTCAGCGGGGACTGGGCAGTGATCCTCCTGCTCTCGGTCTACACCCTGTTCAATGTGTTCAGGATGATCGGTATTGCCCTCATTGACTCAACGCTTAAAAGTATCAGCAGCATTGCCAACCGAGGAAAGGTTGTTGCCAATGTGAATGCAGCCTACCAGAGTTCATCTCTGGTTGTTCGGTGTATCTCGGCCTTGGTATTGGGTATAGAGCGGTTCAGTGGATTGGTTGGTCTGGTGACCATGCAGATTCTTGGTGTGTTGGTGAACTTCATGGCGAGCCACGAGATGGCACGCATCCCCAGCCGCAGTACGGTTGATTACAAGAAAGGAAGAGGCGTATTTGTTCTTCTTAAGGAAGCTATGAAGCAGGCTGCCTTCAGCAGGAGGCTTTACCTGAGATGGCTCTCTACCGCTGTGGCTGTTGTCTTTGCCCTTACCACCCCATTCCTGCGTGTTGAACTTGGGCTATCCAACTCGCTTGTGCTTGTCTATTCGGTAGTGCTGGGTGTATCGGTCATGGCCGCTAGTTTCATCAGCAAACAGTTCTCAGACCGTTTGGGCAGCCGACCTTTGGTACTCTTCTCCACAATATTCTCCCTCTTCTTTTTCATGGCCTGGGCCTTGATTACCCCAGAGGCAAACCCCATATGGTTTTTTGTCCTTGGATTTTTCACCAACTTCTTCATTGCCCTGATCAGCATGCTTGTCTACCGCTTGATAACCCAGGTTATGCCTGATGAGGATACCGTTGCATTCAACTCGATGGTTAATTTTTTCGTTGCCATTGTAGCTTTCTTTGTCGGCTTGATCAGCGGTCTGCTTGGCGATCTGGGGCATGTCTCCAGGGATTTGTTTATTTTCAATGAAATTGCTGCCGGTAATGGATACACACTGGTGTTCCTTTTTGCAATCCTGCTCACTGCTGTTGAAATTCTGGTTGCCTCCCGACTGCAGGAGTATGGCTCCTACAGTTCACAACAAGCAGCACAGGTGATTTTCAGCATGCATGGACTCAGGGCAGTCTCCATGATAGAGAAACTTGAAAGAACGCGTGACCCTGCCAAGCGTAGATTTCTGATGCTCTCCCTCGGGGGGAATCTGAACAATCTTGCTACCAGCGAGCTTCGTATGATCCTCCGTAGCCCATTTTCCCCTGACAAGCGGGATGCGGTGAGGGCTCTTGGTGACCGCCCGAGAAAAGCACTGCTCGATGACCTGATTATTGTTGCGCAAGACGATGATTCCTACGTTCAGCTTGATGCCATAGCCTCCCTAGGTGCGTACAGAAAAGAAGAGAAGGCAAAGAATGCCTTGGTCAATCTTATGCTCCATGGTAGGTGGTCATCGGTTCGTTCGATGGCCAGCAAATCCCTTGCCCATATAACTGAGGGAACTGAGTATCTCCCCTTGGTCAATGAACTGAGCCATTCAGCGAAGCACATTGATGAGATAATAGACTATCTCATTGCCAAGCGATTCATGGATAAGGAAGGGAGTTTCTACCAGGAGTTCTTCATCTCGGTGGAGCAGGGACGAAGTGCCACGTTCCGCCAAACCCGCTATGCGGTCATTGCCACCTTCCTGAAGTTCGGCTCTCCCCGGCTTTCCCATCTGTATGAGCAGATGAATATGGGGTATCCGAAGGACTTCCTCTCCCCATTCCTCTCAGAGGCAAGGGACTTGGATCAGATCGACCAAGCGTATAAGACTTTGCTCTCCTATTTTGAAAAGAAGGAATGGGAGCCGCTCAGGTCTTTCTGCATGGATATCCTGGAGAGTAGTGATGTCTCATTCGATCCTTGCTTTGAGAATCTCAAGCAAGGGTTGCTGAAGGCCAAGGAGATGGACATCGAAACCTTTGATGAACAGGATGCAATCGCCATGCTCTATTTTAGTTATTCATTGGGTAAGAACGCACAGAACTGA